One Nocardioides luti DNA window includes the following coding sequences:
- a CDS encoding Ig-like domain repeat protein: MRRQTGSRLGAIVSLSLVLSVLAATGSSAEPGARPATQQRTTQAGTAVATPDLTRVSRSQREEQRQVDLPRAVRGATAIRLLGDQVDEAAALNDTTTDALVDLLLSDRTAWLDPEGAVFFKDEPALAPAKDPVEASAPLDQTFQLHSKPGAQRTIYLDFDGGSASGTQWHTTYPTVPVTQPAWDPNNTPGFDTNELTSIQTVWSSVAEDYAAFDVDVTTADPGPAAINRSSAGDQVYGSHVLITPSTAAAQAICSSSCGGVAYLGVFNFVDSAGGDGYGYHQPAWIFPQLLGNSPKNIAEAASHEVGHNLGLSHDGNATQGYDAGHGVWAPIMGVGYSHPVSQWSKGDYTAANNQEDDLAIIRGVLGLRADETGPSIVAAAPLPSGTAYVATRNDVDTYLLGTCTGTVTVAANTIGTFADLDVKLRILDAAGNEVASADPASAQTDVSNAVGMSASVTKALSGTFYASVDGVGNGTWAGDGYDDYGSIGAYTMSVTGCNGAAPTGTPTAPTSVTATPDATAATVALAWAAPTSPGSSPVTGYVVTRTGDDDTAVQLPAGTTSYTWSGLAASTAYTFKITALNARGPGTTATVSATTASGIVKPGAPQAVTGSWDSLGQSGVLSYSAPAAAGSYPVSSYDIFADSRYLGGTQWTAVGITGLTPGVHTLGVAAVSQAGRGPVVTVTVVVPDRPANDAFAGRTTLPGVSGTVTGTNLESSAEPGDPTPAATRTGAGGASLWYSWTAPASGPATFSTTSTVTGRDTTLGVYYGDLSGFSTIATNDETPSGGHLASVTFEAAAGVTYAIAVDGYRTFAAGVGQFGLTWTGTDTGARPTTSALAVSTSGRSATLTSTVTSTIGQPTGYVEFRDGSVLLGYGDIYGSSNAPSLTVTDLLKGDHTFSAKFVPDDSTLYAGSQASVVRSIAATPSTTTLTATPNAQSVQLSSTVAVTAGTATGTVEFRDDATLVGTASVTGGAAGLTLTGVTPGAHSYTATFVPTDTNRYAASTSPARSVTVDAPPPPTATTTTLSGQVSGRTATLDVAVTAASGTPSGTVQVLDGTTVVGSAPLVASTARLTLTDLTRGTHHFSAQHVPADPTRFAGSQSADLALDVAATPTSTSLDVTVSGRTVTLQTSVAPASAGTVQLRDRGALVGTVALVGGAAAQTLTDVPAGEHAYTASFVPADDLRQAPSTSPTRTVSVQATPTATALGASVDHHRVTLVATVTADGGSPAGIVEVREGTTLLATVPVSGGTASTVLPAVATGDHDYTATFVPTVPTSYAGSVSAARTVSVLATATATALTAEVSGRTVTLTATPSTTDGTLDGSVEFREGATLVGTRPLGSALTLTGVDPGAHGYTATFVPGSTSHATSTSPTRSVTVRVTSTTELAATASGRTVSLDATVSTDGGSPAGTLELRDSGTLLGSTPVTAGAGSWTLSEVTPGDHAYAVTFVPTDGTSYAGSTSPTRTVSIARVATATGLTAAVSARTVTLTATPTTAAGVLAGTVEFREGDVVVGSAPLNGATAVLAVPDVVPGAHSYTAVFLPSGTTYAGSTSGEQTVTVDRVATATGLDVTVEGRSVTLTATPGSDSGSPSGPVTFREGDTVLGVVTPTGATAVLTLTDVTPGAHTYRASFDPTGPVHAPSTSPERTVTVRYPSSTDLSVTKDGRTVSLEAVVTADGGAPIGSVELRDGATLLDSAPVTFGRVAWTFTGVLPGEHAYTATFVPVDAVSFAGSVSPTRTVSVARLASTTDLATVVDGRTVSLTATVRGDAGVPTGSVELREGDTVLDTAPLDGSTASFTLSGVVPGEHTYTAVLVPTGTTYDGSSSAPRTVTVERVATTTTLLAAADGRTVTLTATPTSASGTPTGPVTFREGSTVLGTVAATGGTAVLVLTGVVPGDHAYTATFDPTGPVHAPSSSPERTVTVARVATTTALSVVVDGRSVTLTATPASSGEAPLTGEVELRDGTELLGSVPLADGAAVLTLTGVTPGAHDYRATFVPSGTFYAGSLSPVRSVAVDRVATTTALTATTTGRAVELVATVATATGTPTGNVVLREGDQVLGTVPLAGDTAALTLGDVDPGEHTYTATFVPSGDVHAGSASPARTVTVARLATTTSLTASLTGRTVTLTAASAAGSETPTGAIELRDGDELLATVPLTQGEATTVLTGVLPGVHAYRATYVPSGTRFAGSLSEVRTVVVEKVATTTDLAVTVAGQVVTLAGSVSSSDGTPTGDLVLRRGDTVLATVPLVAGAASKELTGVRPGTSTYTATFVPSGATYAGSTSPARSATVATLVTTTDLAVDVSGRTVTLDASVVSVGDPAVGRVLFTDDGQPVGAGDVVDGAVTVVLDEVEPGDHAYLATFVPADATVHRGSASDVRGGFVDRVATTTGLASSVRGRTVTLTATPASSLGGLQGDVEFTEDGSYVGTVTLTDGTAVLEIPGVSVGTHTYRAVFLPSGGRHVGSTSPVETVAVGVVDTATSLTAEVEGRVVALGAVVTSADGTPAGTVTFLEGGEPVGSADLVEGAAGLVLTGVHPGTHTYTASYASSATDWATSSSAERSVTVERVATQTGLTTSVDVRTVTLGVDVTSADGTPPGAVELREGAQLLDTVPLSDGAASLTLTGVEPGDHVYTATYVPTGGTYLGSTSSVGSVTVAPIVSTTTLDPSVDGRTVTLAPVVTVDSGTVTGSVRVFEGDDLLDTLDAGDASAAVVLSDVVPGEHTYRATFVPADSATYAGSSTGDRTVTVDRVATTTQLTGSADRRTVTLTATVSAASGTASGQVELLEDGYPFDTVPLTSGTAGTVLTHVSTGEHHYSARFLPEGPVHAESTSPVETVTVASVAVPTTTTLQATIDENRYVSLHATVSAEDGFPEGHLQVLDGDQVLASYPASYGELDWSVADVSVGTHRYTARFVPADAGAFEPSQSAPQDVVAPATATATVLTVSSSGSQVLLQASVVAAWGFAAPGGTVQFREGGAVVAEATLGAGNASGVLTDVVGGGHTYTARYVPAGDRFEPSSSASRSVTVAPSGTTTSLDAQQVGRSLVLTGHVSSPLGSPTGLVTFRDGDVVVATAPLTGGEASATLTQVTSGTHPLSASFAATDPAIHSSSSSPVRGVAMLPSATTTSMTAERSSDSVVLTIDVTSPDGVPGGTVAVLEDGAEVGAVALVDGHAVLALTNLSPGAHRYTASYSDPTGTFRGSASPTREITVPTVPSTATTSTTLVADVVRRTVTLTGTVTSPTGAPEGALQLSDDGVVIGSVPVGPGGTGRLVLDAVTAGQHHYTATFVPAAPASYAASVSEPVTATVERTATSTALTGSRSGSTVTLETTVSGLDGTVPVGAVRVLDGGTPVGTVQLVAGRGTLVLTGVASGNHSYQAVFDQTPDVASSSSSPLALTVPAPVVASKTTLTAPKTAKKGTRPVVRIKVLRGATGATGQVVLTYGAKKVTLTLKSGAASFKLPKLAKGKLKLTASYLGNATTSTSSATASTRVK; this comes from the coding sequence GTGCGTCGTCAGACGGGCAGCCGTCTCGGCGCCATCGTTTCGCTGTCCCTCGTCCTCTCGGTCCTGGCTGCCACCGGCAGCTCGGCGGAGCCCGGGGCCCGCCCGGCGACCCAGCAGCGCACGACGCAGGCCGGGACGGCGGTCGCGACGCCCGACCTGACGCGGGTCTCCCGGTCCCAGCGCGAGGAGCAGCGGCAGGTCGACCTGCCGCGCGCTGTCCGGGGCGCCACCGCCATCCGTCTCCTCGGCGACCAGGTGGACGAGGCCGCAGCGCTCAACGACACCACGACCGACGCGCTGGTCGACCTGCTGCTGTCGGACCGGACCGCCTGGCTCGACCCCGAGGGTGCCGTCTTCTTCAAGGACGAGCCTGCCCTGGCGCCGGCGAAGGACCCGGTCGAGGCCAGTGCACCGCTCGACCAGACCTTCCAGCTGCACAGCAAGCCCGGCGCGCAGCGCACCATCTACCTCGACTTCGACGGCGGGAGCGCCAGCGGCACTCAGTGGCACACGACCTACCCGACCGTGCCGGTGACCCAGCCGGCCTGGGACCCGAACAACACCCCGGGCTTCGACACGAACGAGCTGACCAGCATCCAGACGGTGTGGTCCTCGGTGGCCGAGGACTACGCGGCGTTCGACGTCGACGTCACGACGGCCGACCCGGGACCCGCCGCCATCAACCGCTCCTCGGCCGGGGACCAGGTCTACGGCTCGCACGTCCTCATCACCCCCAGCACAGCGGCGGCCCAGGCCATCTGCTCGTCGAGCTGCGGTGGCGTCGCCTACCTCGGCGTCTTCAACTTCGTGGACAGCGCCGGGGGCGACGGCTACGGCTACCACCAGCCGGCCTGGATCTTCCCGCAGCTGCTCGGCAACTCGCCCAAGAACATCGCCGAGGCGGCGAGCCACGAGGTCGGGCACAACCTGGGCCTGTCCCACGACGGCAACGCCACTCAGGGCTACGACGCCGGCCACGGCGTCTGGGCGCCGATCATGGGCGTCGGCTACTCGCACCCGGTCAGCCAGTGGAGCAAGGGCGACTACACCGCCGCCAACAACCAGGAGGACGACCTCGCGATCATCCGGGGTGTCCTCGGCCTGCGCGCCGACGAGACCGGGCCGAGCATCGTCGCTGCGGCCCCGCTGCCCAGCGGGACGGCGTACGTCGCCACCCGCAACGACGTGGACACCTACCTCCTCGGCACCTGCACCGGCACGGTGACGGTGGCTGCCAACACCATCGGCACCTTCGCGGACCTCGACGTCAAGCTCCGCATCCTCGACGCCGCCGGCAACGAGGTCGCGAGCGCGGACCCCGCCTCGGCGCAGACCGACGTGAGCAACGCGGTCGGCATGAGCGCCTCGGTGACGAAGGCCCTCAGCGGCACCTTCTACGCCTCGGTCGACGGCGTGGGCAACGGCACCTGGGCCGGCGACGGCTATGACGACTACGGCTCGATCGGCGCCTACACGATGTCCGTGACCGGCTGCAACGGCGCGGCGCCCACGGGCACGCCGACCGCACCGACCAGCGTGACGGCCACCCCGGACGCGACCGCGGCGACCGTCGCGCTCGCCTGGGCTGCGCCGACGAGCCCCGGCTCCAGTCCGGTCACCGGCTACGTCGTCACCCGCACGGGCGACGACGACACCGCCGTGCAGCTCCCGGCCGGCACGACGTCCTACACGTGGAGCGGCCTGGCCGCCTCGACGGCGTACACCTTCAAGATCACGGCGCTCAACGCCCGCGGCCCCGGCACGACGGCGACCGTCTCGGCCACCACCGCCTCGGGGATCGTCAAGCCGGGAGCACCGCAGGCCGTCACGGGCAGCTGGGACAGCCTGGGGCAGTCCGGGGTGCTCAGCTACTCCGCGCCGGCGGCCGCCGGCAGCTACCCCGTCTCGTCGTACGACATCTTCGCCGACAGCCGGTACCTCGGCGGCACGCAGTGGACGGCCGTCGGGATCACCGGTCTGACGCCCGGCGTGCACACGCTCGGGGTCGCGGCGGTGTCGCAGGCCGGCCGCGGTCCGGTCGTCACGGTGACCGTCGTCGTGCCGGACCGCCCCGCGAACGACGCCTTCGCCGGACGCACCACCCTGCCGGGGGTCAGCGGCACCGTGACGGGGACCAACCTCGAGTCCTCGGCCGAGCCGGGCGACCCCACGCCCGCGGCCACCCGGACCGGCGCCGGCGGCGCGTCGCTGTGGTACTCCTGGACCGCTCCGGCCAGCGGTCCGGCCACCTTCTCCACCACCTCCACGGTCACCGGCCGCGACACCACCCTCGGCGTCTACTACGGCGATCTCAGCGGCTTCTCCACGATCGCGACGAACGACGAGACGCCGTCCGGGGGCCACCTGGCCTCGGTGACCTTCGAAGCCGCCGCGGGCGTGACCTACGCGATCGCCGTCGACGGCTACCGCACGTTCGCCGCCGGCGTCGGGCAGTTCGGGCTCACCTGGACCGGCACCGACACCGGCGCCCGCCCCACGACCTCCGCCCTCGCGGTGAGCACCAGCGGGCGCTCGGCGACGCTGACGAGCACGGTCACCTCGACCATCGGGCAGCCGACGGGCTACGTCGAGTTCCGGGACGGGTCCGTCCTGCTCGGCTACGGAGACATCTACGGGAGCAGCAACGCCCCGAGCCTCACCGTCACGGACCTCCTGAAGGGCGACCACACCTTCTCGGCGAAGTTCGTGCCGGACGACAGCACGCTCTACGCCGGGTCGCAGGCCTCCGTCGTGCGGTCGATCGCCGCCACGCCCAGCACCACGACGCTGACCGCGACGCCGAACGCCCAGAGCGTCCAGCTGAGCAGCACCGTCGCGGTCACGGCGGGCACCGCGACCGGCACCGTCGAGTTCCGCGACGACGCCACCCTCGTCGGCACCGCGAGCGTCACCGGCGGCGCTGCCGGCCTGACCCTCACGGGCGTCACGCCGGGTGCGCACAGCTACACCGCGACCTTCGTCCCGACCGACACCAACCGGTACGCCGCCTCCACCTCGCCGGCGCGCAGCGTCACGGTCGACGCCCCGCCGCCCCCGACCGCGACCACGACCACCCTCTCCGGCCAGGTGTCCGGGCGGACCGCGACCCTCGACGTCGCCGTGACCGCCGCGTCCGGCACCCCGTCCGGCACCGTCCAGGTCCTCGACGGCACCACGGTCGTCGGATCGGCCCCGCTGGTGGCCTCGACCGCCCGACTCACCCTCACGGACCTGACCCGGGGCACCCACCACTTCAGCGCCCAGCACGTCCCGGCCGACCCGACCCGCTTCGCCGGGTCGCAGTCCGCCGACCTGGCCCTGGACGTCGCCGCGACCCCCACCAGCACCAGCCTCGACGTCACCGTCAGTGGTCGCACCGTGACGCTGCAGACCTCCGTGGCGCCCGCCTCGGCGGGCACGGTCCAGCTGCGCGACCGCGGCGCCCTCGTCGGGACCGTCGCCCTGGTGGGCGGCGCCGCCGCCCAGACGCTCACCGACGTCCCGGCGGGCGAGCACGCCTACACGGCGTCCTTCGTCCCGGCGGACGACCTGCGCCAGGCCCCGTCGACCTCGCCCACGCGCACGGTGAGCGTGCAGGCCACGCCGACCGCGACCGCGCTGGGGGCCAGCGTCGACCACCACCGGGTCACGCTCGTCGCCACCGTCACGGCCGACGGCGGGAGCCCCGCCGGCATCGTCGAGGTCCGCGAGGGCACGACGCTCCTCGCGACCGTCCCGGTCTCCGGCGGGACCGCCAGCACGGTGCTGCCGGCCGTCGCCACGGGCGACCACGACTACACCGCCACCTTCGTGCCGACCGTCCCGACGTCGTACGCCGGCTCGGTCTCGGCCGCGCGAACCGTGAGCGTCCTCGCGACCGCCACGGCCACCGCCCTGACGGCGGAGGTCAGTGGCCGCACCGTCACGCTCACGGCCACGCCGAGCACCACCGACGGCACCCTGGACGGATCCGTCGAGTTCCGTGAGGGAGCCACGCTCGTCGGCACGCGACCGCTCGGCAGTGCCCTCACGCTCACCGGCGTCGACCCCGGCGCGCACGGCTACACCGCGACGTTCGTGCCCGGCAGCACCTCGCACGCCACCTCGACGTCGCCGACGCGCTCGGTCACCGTCCGCGTCACGTCGACCACGGAGCTCGCGGCGACCGCGTCCGGTCGCACGGTGAGCCTCGACGCGACCGTCAGCACCGACGGCGGCTCGCCCGCCGGCACCCTGGAGCTCCGCGACAGCGGCACGCTGCTCGGGTCGACGCCCGTCACCGCCGGAGCCGGCTCCTGGACCCTCAGCGAGGTGACGCCCGGCGACCACGCCTACGCCGTCACCTTCGTGCCGACGGACGGCACGTCGTACGCCGGGTCGACGTCGCCCACGCGCACCGTGTCGATCGCCCGGGTGGCCACGGCCACCGGCCTGACGGCCGCGGTCAGCGCGCGCACCGTGACCCTGACCGCGACGCCCACCACCGCGGCCGGGGTGCTCGCCGGCACCGTCGAGTTCCGCGAGGGCGACGTGGTCGTCGGCAGTGCCCCGCTCAACGGCGCCACCGCCGTCCTGGCGGTCCCGGACGTCGTGCCGGGCGCCCACAGCTACACCGCCGTCTTCCTCCCCTCGGGCACGACGTACGCCGGCTCCACCTCCGGCGAGCAGACTGTCACCGTCGACCGGGTCGCCACCGCGACCGGCCTCGACGTCACCGTGGAGGGACGCTCCGTCACCCTGACCGCCACCCCGGGCTCCGACTCGGGCTCGCCCAGCGGCCCGGTCACCTTCCGCGAGGGCGACACCGTGCTCGGCGTCGTCACGCCGACCGGGGCCACGGCGGTCCTCACGCTCACCGACGTCACGCCCGGTGCGCACACCTACCGGGCGAGCTTCGACCCCACCGGTCCCGTCCACGCGCCCTCGACCTCGCCGGAGCGGACCGTCACGGTCAGGTACCCCTCGAGCACCGACCTCAGCGTCACGAAGGACGGCCGGACCGTCTCCCTCGAGGCCGTCGTCACGGCCGACGGGGGCGCGCCGATCGGCTCGGTCGAGCTCCGCGACGGGGCGACGCTGCTGGACTCCGCCCCCGTCACCTTCGGCCGGGTGGCCTGGACCTTCACCGGCGTCCTGCCGGGCGAGCACGCCTACACCGCCACCTTCGTACCGGTCGACGCGGTCTCGTTCGCCGGCTCGGTCTCGCCGACGCGCACCGTCTCCGTGGCACGCCTGGCCTCCACGACCGACCTCGCGACCGTCGTCGACGGCCGCACCGTGAGCCTCACGGCCACCGTGCGCGGTGACGCGGGCGTTCCGACGGGCAGCGTGGAGCTCCGCGAGGGTGACACGGTCCTCGACACCGCGCCGCTCGACGGCTCCACGGCGTCCTTCACGCTGTCGGGCGTCGTGCCCGGCGAGCACACCTACACGGCCGTGCTCGTCCCGACCGGTACGACGTACGACGGCTCCTCCTCCGCACCGCGCACCGTGACGGTCGAGCGGGTGGCGACGACGACGACACTGCTCGCTGCCGCCGACGGCCGGACCGTGACGCTCACGGCCACGCCGACCTCGGCGTCCGGCACCCCCACCGGCCCGGTGACCTTCCGCGAGGGCTCTACCGTCCTCGGCACCGTCGCGGCGACCGGTGGCACCGCCGTCCTGGTCCTGACCGGCGTGGTCCCCGGGGACCACGCCTACACCGCGACGTTCGACCCGACCGGGCCTGTCCACGCCCCGTCCTCCTCGCCGGAGCGCACCGTCACGGTGGCCAGGGTGGCGACGACGACGGCACTGTCGGTCGTCGTCGACGGACGATCCGTGACGCTCACGGCGACGCCGGCATCGTCCGGCGAGGCTCCGCTGACCGGTGAGGTCGAGCTCCGCGACGGCACCGAGCTCCTGGGGTCCGTGCCGCTGGCCGACGGTGCCGCCGTGCTCACGCTCACCGGCGTGACTCCCGGCGCCCACGACTACCGGGCCACGTTCGTGCCGTCCGGCACCTTCTACGCCGGGTCGCTGTCCCCGGTGCGCTCGGTCGCGGTGGACCGGGTCGCCACGACCACCGCACTGACGGCCACCACCACCGGCCGTGCCGTGGAGCTGGTGGCCACCGTCGCCACGGCGACGGGCACCCCAACGGGCAATGTCGTCCTGCGCGAGGGCGACCAGGTGCTCGGCACCGTGCCGCTGGCGGGGGACACCGCCGCCCTGACCCTGGGCGACGTGGACCCGGGCGAGCACACCTACACCGCGACCTTCGTCCCGAGCGGGGACGTGCACGCGGGCTCGGCGTCGCCGGCCCGGACCGTCACGGTGGCGCGCCTCGCCACGACGACGTCGCTGACCGCCTCGCTCACCGGACGCACCGTCACGCTCACGGCCGCCTCCGCGGCCGGGTCCGAGACCCCGACCGGCGCGATCGAGCTGCGGGACGGCGACGAGCTGCTCGCCACGGTGCCGCTGACCCAGGGCGAGGCCACCACGGTGCTGACGGGCGTCCTGCCCGGCGTGCACGCCTACCGCGCGACGTACGTGCCGTCCGGCACGCGCTTCGCCGGGTCGCTGTCCGAGGTCCGGACCGTCGTGGTCGAGAAGGTCGCCACCACCACGGACCTCGCCGTCACCGTGGCCGGGCAGGTCGTCACGCTGGCCGGGTCGGTGTCGTCCTCCGACGGCACGCCCACGGGCGACCTCGTCCTGCGCCGGGGCGACACCGTGCTCGCGACCGTCCCGCTGGTCGCCGGGGCGGCGTCGAAGGAGCTCACGGGTGTCCGTCCGGGCACGTCGACGTACACCGCCACCTTCGTGCCGTCCGGGGCGACCTACGCCGGCTCCACCTCGCCGGCGCGCTCCGCGACCGTGGCCACCCTGGTGACCACCACCGACCTCGCGGTCGACGTCTCCGGACGCACCGTGACGCTGGACGCCTCGGTGGTCTCCGTGGGCGACCCCGCGGTCGGTCGAGTGCTCTTCACCGACGACGGCCAGCCGGTCGGCGCCGGCGACGTCGTGGACGGTGCGGTCACCGTCGTCCTCGATGAGGTCGAGCCCGGCGACCACGCCTACCTGGCCACCTTCGTGCCTGCCGACGCCACCGTCCACCGGGGCTCGGCGTCGGACGTGCGCGGGGGCTTCGTCGACCGGGTGGCCACGACCACCGGTCTGGCCTCGAGCGTCCGAGGTCGCACCGTGACGCTGACCGCCACGCCGGCCAGCAGCCTCGGTGGCCTCCAGGGCGACGTCGAGTTCACCGAGGACGGCTCGTACGTCGGGACCGTGACGCTCACCGACGGCACCGCCGTGCTCGAGATCCCGGGCGTCAGCGTCGGCACGCACACCTACCGTGCGGTGTTCCTCCCCAGCGGCGGCCGTCACGTCGGGTCGACATCGCCCGTGGAGACCGTCGCGGTCGGGGTGGTGGACACGGCCACGTCGCTCACCGCCGAGGTCGAGGGCCGCGTCGTCGCCCTGGGCGCCGTCGTCACCAGTGCCGACGGCACGCCTGCAGGGACGGTGACGTTCCTCGAGGGCGGCGAGCCCGTCGGGTCGGCCGACCTGGTCGAAGGCGCTGCCGGTCTCGTCCTGACGGGGGTCCACCCCGGCACGCACACCTACACCGCGTCGTACGCCTCCAGCGCGACCGACTGGGCCACCTCGAGCTCCGCGGAGCGGTCCGTGACCGTCGAGCGGGTCGCCACGCAGACCGGGCTCACGACGTCGGTCGACGTCCGCACGGTCACGCTCGGCGTCGACGTCACGTCGGCCGACGGCACGCCGCCCGGCGCCGTCGAGCTGCGCGAGGGGGCGCAGCTCCTCGACACGGTCCCGTTGAGCGACGGTGCCGCCTCGCTGACCCTCACGGGCGTCGAGCCGGGCGACCACGTGTACACCGCGACGTACGTCCCCACCGGTGGGACGTACCTCGGCTCGACCTCCTCGGTCGGGTCCGTCACGGTGGCGCCGATCGTCTCGACGACGACGCTCGACCCGAGCGTGGACGGGCGCACCGTCACCCTCGCCCCGGTCGTCACCGTCGACTCCGGCACCGTGACCGGCTCGGTGCGGGTCTTCGAGGGCGACGACCTGCTCGACACGCTGGACGCCGGCGACGCGTCGGCCGCCGTCGTCCTGAGCGACGTCGTGCCGGGTGAGCACACCTACCGGGCGACCTTCGTCCCGGCCGACTCCGCGACGTACGCCGGCTCCAGCACCGGCGACCGCACCGTGACCGTCGACCGGGTCGCCACCACGACGCAGCTGACCGGCTCCGCCGACCGCCGCACGGTGACCCTGACGGCCACCGTGTCCGCGGCCTCCGGCACCGCGTCGGGTCAGGTCGAGCTCCTGGAGGACGGCTACCCGTTCGACACGGTCCCGCTGACGTCGGGCACGGCCGGCACCGTGCTCACCCACGTCTCGACGGGGGAGCACCACTACTCCGCCCGGTTCCTGCCCGAGGGGCCGGTCCACGCCGAGTCGACCTCGCCGGTCGAGACCGTGACGGTGGCGTCCGTCGCCGTCCCCACCACCACGACGCTCCAGGCCACGATCGACGAGAACCGCTACGTCAGCCTGCACGCAACGGTCTCCGCCGAGGACGGCTTCCCGGAGGGCCACCTCCAGGTCCTCGACGGTGACCAGGTCCTGGCGTCCTACCCCGCGTCCTACGGCGAGCTCGACTGGTCCGTCGCGGACGTCAGCGTCGGCACCCACCGCTACACGGCCCGGTTCGTCCCCGCCGACGCGGGGGCGTTCGAGCCCTCGCAGTCGGCGCCGCAGGACGTCGTCGCGCCCGCGACCGCGACCGCGACGGTCCTGACCGTCTCCAGCAGCGGCAGCCAGGTCCTGCTGCAGGCCAGCGTCGTGGCCGCCTGGGGCTTCGCTGCCCCCGGAGGGACCGTGCAGTTCCGCGAGGGCGGTGCGGTGGTCGCCGAGGCGACCCTCGGCGCCGGCAACGCCTCCGGCGTGCTGACCGACGTCGTGGGTGGCGGGCACACCTACACGGCGCGGTACGTCCCCGCCGGCGACCGGTTCGAGCCCTCGTCCTCCGCGTCCAGGTCGGTGACGGTCGCCCCGTCCGGCACCACCACGTCGCTGGACGCCCAGCAGGTGGGGCGGTCGCTGGTGCTCACCGGCCACGTGTCCTCGCCGCTCGGGTCGCCCACCGGACTCGTGACCTTCCGGGACGGTGACGTGGTCGTGGCGACCGCGCCGCTGACCGGTGGCGAGGCGAGTGCGACGCTGACGCAGGTTACCAGCGGGACCCACCCGCTCTCGGCGAGCTTCGCCGCGACGGACCCGGCGATCCACTCCTCGTCGTCCTCGCCCGTCCGTGGTGTCGCGATGCTGCCCAGTGCGACCACGACGTCGATGACCGCCGAACGGAGCTCGGACTCCGTGGTCCTCACGATCGACGTCACCAGTCCCGACGGCGTCCCGGGTGGGACCGTCGCGGTGCTCGAGGACGGCGCCGAGGTCGGCGCGGTCGCGCTCGTGGACGGCCACGCCGTCCTGGCGCTGACGAACCTGTCGCCGGGCGCCCACCGCTACACCGCGTCGTACTCCGACCCGACCGGGACCTTCCGCGGCTCGGCCTCGCCGACGCGCGAGATCACCGTGCCGACGGTGCCGTCGACGGCCACCACCAGCACGACGCTGGTGGCCGACGTGGTGCGCCGCACGGTCACCCTGACGGGCACCGTCACCTCGCCGACGGGGGCACCCGAGGGCGCGCTGCAGCTCAGTGACGACGGTGTCGTGATCGGGTCCGTCCCGGTCGGCCCCGGCGGCACCGGGCGGCTCGTGCTCGACGCGGTCACCGCGGGCCAGCACCACTACACCGCCACGTTCGTGCCGGCCGCGCCCGCGTCGTACGCCGCGTCGGTCTCGGAGCCGGTGACGGCGACCGTCGAGCGCACGGCGACCAGCACGGCGCTCACGGGCTCGCGCAGCGGCTCGACGGTGACGCTGGAGACGACGGTGTCCGGCCTGGACGGGACGGTGCCCGTGGGCGCGGTCCGCGTGCTCGACGGCGGGACGCCCGTGGGCACCGTGCAGCTGGTGGCCGGTCGCGGCACCCTGGTGCTGACGGGGGTCGCGTCCGGCAACCACTCCTACCAGGCGGTCTTCGACCAGACCCCGGACGTGGCGTCGTCGTCCTCGTCGCCGCTCGCCCTCACCGTCCCGGCTCCGGTCGTGGCGTCGAAGACCACCCTCACGGCACCGAAGACCGCCAAGAAGGGCACCCGCCCGGTCGTGCGGATCAAGGTGCTGCGCGGCGCCACCGGCGCCACCGGCCAGGTGGTCCTGACGTACGGCGCCAAGAAGGTCACGCTCACGCTGAAGTCCGGCGCGGCGTCCTTCAAGCTGCCGAAGCTGGCCAAGGGCAAGCTCAAGCTCACGGCCTCCTACCTCGGCAACGCGACGACCTCGACGTCGTCGGCCACGGCCAGCACCAGGGTGAAGTAG
- a CDS encoding TrmH family RNA methyltransferase — protein sequence MATLHEISDPADPRLTDYRDLRDVQMRKHLEAENGLFLAEGEKVVRRAVEAGFTPRSFLMAPRWLDGLADVLATTEAPCFVMSEALAEEVTGFHVHRGALASLERLPLPSVDEVLDGARSVLVLEDIIDHTNVGAILRSGAALGFDAVLLAPRCADPLYRRSIKVAMGAVFTMPWTRLPDWYDALPSLSARGFTTVALTLTEDATPVEDAVAGLDRVALVLGSEGHGLSPRWEQSADRRAIIPMREGIDSLNVAAATAVACYVTARR from the coding sequence ATGGCCACCTTGCACGAGATCTCCGACCCGGCAGACCCGCGGCTCACCGACTACCGCGACCTGCGCGACGTCCAGATGCGCAAGCACCTCGAGGCCGAGAACGGGCTCTTCCTGGCCGAGGGCGAGAAGGTCGTGCGCCGCGCGGTCGAGGCCGGCTTCACGCCCCGCTCGTTCCTCATGGCCCCGCGGTGGCTGGACGGCCTGGCCGACGTGCTGGCGACCACCGAGGCGCCCTGCTTCGTGATGAGCGAGGCGCTCGCCGAGGAGGTCACCGGCTTCCACGTGCACCGTGGCGCGCTCGCCTCGCTCGAGCGGCTCCCGCTGCCGTCGGTCGACGAGGTCCTCGACGGCGCGCGCTCGGTCCTGGTGCTCGAGGACATCATCGACCACACCAACGTCGGCGCCATCCTGCGCAGCGGTGCCGCCCTGGGCTTCGACGCCGTGCTGCTCGCCCCCCGGTGCGCGGACCCGCTCTACCGCCGTTCGATCAAGGTGGCGATGGGCGCCGTCTTCACGATGCCGTGGACCCGGCTGCCGGACTGGTACGACGCGCTGCCGTCGCTGTCCGCACGCGGCTTCACCACCGTCGCCCTGACCCTCACCGAAGACGCCACCCCGGTCGAGGACGCGGTCGCGGGGCTCGACCGGGTCGCCCTCGTGCTCGGGTCCGAGGGCCACGGGCTCTCGCCGCGCTGGGAGCAGTCCGCGGACCGCCGGGCGATCATCCCGATGAGGGAGGGCATCGACTCGCTCAACGTCGCGGCGGCCACGGCGGTCGCGTGCTATGTCACCGCCCGGCGCTGA